CCATGGCTGTTACTGTATTTATCTTATTCAATTCCAGAAACCCGTCAGGATCTTGTATAGCTTGTGGGAAATAGATGTGTTCAACAGCCCCGATCACAAGGATACAGCCATTTTCTTCCAGGAGATAATGGTTTTTGTAAGTGCAACCAATCTTTAATTGGCTTTCTTTTACATATGGTGCTTTAAAATCATCGAGGTATTGTGCTGTTAGACCTACCGCCTCAAATTCGGAATCTTCCTCCTTGTATTTAGCGGCTGTCTGATGCGCCTGCTTAAAGAATTCTGATGAGACCTGATTTACGGTAAATTGCCCCGTTTGTTTAATATTATTAAAAGAATCCCGTCTTACGGTTAAAGGGCGCAATACAAACCCTATTAGAGCCGGAGAACTGCCGATATGCAAGAGTGAACTAAAGATAGCCAGATTTGAATTTCCCTCACTGGATCGGGTCCCCAGGAGGTTACACGACTTGTATCCTGTTATACTGTTGATAAAATTGGCCCTATATCGGGAATTCAGTTTTTCAATCTCCTGCAGATCTAAATGTGCCATTTATTTAGGTGTTTAACAAAACTATTAAAAAGTTAAACAAAATAGCGTTAAGGGTATAATAAAATCGCAAGAAGCGCTCTGCTGATAATTTCTTACTTTTATGATCTTAAACTCATCCAGAGGGAAACATATGTCTCAAACCCCCAAAAACATTGCTATTGTAGGATCTGGACTTGTAGGTTCACTCTTAGCGATTTACCTGCGACCCTATGGGCATCGGGTAACAGTATTTGACAGAAGACCGGACATACGCACCGTCGAATTTTCAGGTCGGTCTATCAACCTGGCCATGAGTGACAGAGGCTGGAAAGCCTTGAGGGAAGTTTCGCTCGAAAAGCAGATCAAGGAAATTGCAATACCCCTTAATAAAAGGGCCATGCACGTTCTTGGAAAACCTCAATATTTTCAGAAATACGGAAAAGAAGGGGAAGCGATCTGGTCTATTTCCAGGGGTGTCCTCAACCGCAGGATGATTGACCTGGCGGAAGAGGCCGGCGCCGAATTCAAATTCAATGAGAAGGTCTGGGATGTAGATTTGCCTACGGCAACACTCTATACAGGAGAATCTGAAAAAAGTGAGTGGAAAGAATACAAATTTGACATCGTCTTTGGCTGTGATGGTGCATTTTCGAGGATTCGACACAAAATGCAGAGAAGAAGCCGTTACAACTACTCTCAGCATTTTCTGGATGTTGGGTATAAAGAGCTTACTATTCCACCCAATAAGGATGGATCACACAAACTCGACAAACATTCTTTTCACATTTGGCCCAGGGGAAAATTCATGTTTATTGCCATGCCCAATCTGGACGGAAGCTTTACCTGCACCCTCTTTTTACCTTTTGAGGGGGAAGTATCCTTTGAGAAAATAACGACAAAGAAAGAAGCAAAAGCATTCTTCACCACGTATTTTCCGAATGTGATGCAGGATATAGAGAATCTGACAAAGGACTTTTTTAATAATCCCACAAGTGCCATGGTAACCATGAAGTGCTATCCATGGACCTATTGGGATAAGGTGGCCCTTGTTGGGGATTCTGCCCATGCCGTGGTGCCTTTTTACGGGCAGGGAATGAATGCAGGTTTTGAGGATATTTACACCCTTAACAAGATTATGAAAGAATTGGGAGACGACTGGGAAAATATATTTCAGACCTTTCAAAAACAACGAAAGCCCAATGCAGATGCTATCGCGGAGTTGAGTTATAGGAATTTTATTGAGATGAGTAGTAAGACCGCTGATCCTTCTTTTTTACTTCAGAAAAAGATAGAGAAATGGTTTGCAGAGAAGCACCCCAAACTATGGGAGCCCACCTATTCAAGGGTGACCTTTTCTGACAGGGCCTATGCAGAAGCTTTGGCTATAGGGGATATTCAGGAGGAGATAATGCAGGAAGTCATGAAAATGCCGGGGATAGAAGAAGACTGGCGAAATAAAAAGGTGGAGGATCGCATATTACAACTCCTCGAGCAAAAACAGCAATTCTAAGGCTTATTCTTCCTTCTCATTTCGGAGCGCCTCATGGGCATACTATCTATAATTTCAAAGACAACGGAGGGCTCAGCAAAGTATTCCGATTCCCATTTTACTCCTCCGTCTTTTCCAATTAGAAATACTCCTTCAGATCGGGAAATTTTGTCAGGTGGCAAAACTTGAGAAATAATTTTGAAGTCTCCGTCCCTGGTGACTTTTCCGTCAAAAATCAGGAAAATCAAGTTTCGTTCTTCCATCTCCTTTTGATACGCCTTAAACAGTTTGATTTGTTCTGTGCTTTTTTCCAACATTTCTCCGGGGTCGAAAAGAAAAAGAATGCGATTTTTCCAACGATAATCACTAAGATCCTGAGAATACATGCTTATACTTATAAAGAAAATAAGACCTAAAAATAGTTTGAAATACCGCATAACAAATACTTCCTGGAATAAAAGTATAAAAAAAGCCATCCGAAAAGATGGCTTTAGATTTAACAGGTGAGATTAATTATATCTTGTCAAACATCTTATGCATTTTTTCCTGCTCCTCTTCTGCCAGGACAGGATCAACTAAAATTCGTCCACTGTGTTCGTCAGTGATAATTTTTTTTCTCGATGCAATCTCTACCTGTACCTGAGGTGGAATTGTAAAGAAAGATCCACCTGAAGCCCCTCTTTCAATTGGAACAACGGCAAGACCATTCTTAACATTAGTGCGGATTCGTTTGTAGGCCTTCACTAGTCGCTCTTCAATCTGCTTCTCGTATTTGCCCGATTGTTCTAGAAGAGCCTTTTCCTCTTTCTCTGTTTCGGCGAGAATAGCGTCTAGTTCATTTTTCTTGTGTTTAAGATGTGCCTCGCGTTCAGACAACTTCTCTTTAGTTTCAGCGATCACTTCCTTTTTCTGCTCTATCTGAGCCTTAAATTCTTTGATATTCTTTTCCGCCAATTGGATCTCCAATTCCTGAAACTCCACTTCTTTGGCCAGGGAATTGAACTCACGACTGTTTCTTACGTTTTTCTGTTGCTCGGCATACTTCTTAATGAGAACTTTTGACTCGTCAATAAGATTCTTCTTAGCTGTGATCTCGTAATTTATAGTCTCAAGATCTGTCTTAAGCTTGTCCATCCTGGTCTTAAGTCCCAGTACTTCATCTTCCAGGTCTTCCACTTCAAGGGGTAATTCTCCCCTTACATTGCGGATTTCATCTACCCGTGAATCGATCAATTGCAGATCGTATAGGGCTCTTAATTTATCCTCTACTGTAGCTTCTTTCTTTGCTGCCATATATTAATAATACTTAATAGGATTGGTTTTGCTTTCCGATAAAGCGACTGCAAAATTAGGGATTTTTTTTGTAAGATAATCTACCAATAGATTTTTTGTGTATTGTTCTGATTCGTAGTGTCCTATATCAGCCAGGAGGATACTTTCTTCAGCTTCGAAAAATTGATGGTATTTCAGGTCTGAAGTAACAAAAGCATCCGCTCCTTCTGCCCGGGCAGCAGAAATGGCAAAAGCTCCGCTTCCCCCTAAAACAGCTACTCTTTGTATCTTTTTATTCCGAAACGCCGAATGCCGTATACATCCCACCTTCATTTTGTCCTTCACCATGGCGAGAAAATCAGCTTCCTTCATCGGTTCTGGAAGCATGCCGATCATACCCATTCCTTCCGAAGGATTTGTATTGTCTAGCGTAATTACTTCGTAGGCTACTTCTTCATATGGGTGACTATCAAAAAGCGCCCGAACTATTTTTTTCTCCAGTCGCTCCGGGAAGGTCATATGGAGCTGAAGTTCATCAGTGATTTCAATTTCGCCCTTTTTACCCAGGGTAGGTGCTGAGCCTTTTTCAGGCATAAAACTCCCTTTCCCTTCTAAAGTAAAGCTGCAATGACTGTAGTTGCCTATAGCACCTCCGCCTGCAGTGAACAAGGCATCCTTCACCTTTTCCACAGCATTCACCGGAATGTAGGTGGTCAGTTTTTTTATTGTATTCGTTTTCTGGATCAGGATTTGTGGATTCTCAATGCCCAGTACTTCGCATAGTTTACCATTGACACCCTGGGACACATTGTCCAGGGCAGTATGCATGCTGTAAATATTGATATTGTGTTTAAGCGCCTTCTGAACGACCCTTTCTACATAAGTTCTGCCGGTAATTTTCTTCAGCCCGGAGAAAATGATAGGATGGAAAGTTACGATGAGGTTAAACTTCCTGGATATGGCTTCATCAACTACGTTTTCCAGGGCGTCGAGGGTAACCAGAATACCACTTACCTCGCTTTGTGGATCCCCGAGGAGAAGGCCTACATTGTCATATTCCTCTGCAAGGCTCAACGGAGCCAACTCTTCCAGAATATCCGCAACTTCTTTTACAATCATGTTTATTTAACCGAGCTTCAAAGATAAAATATTATATTTTCGTTCCGATGCAACTCCTGAGAAAAATAGCCTTTCCCTTTTCGCTGCTTTATGCGATAGTGGTCTACCTTCGTAATCTCTGCTATGATACAGGCCTTTTCAATTCAAAAACCTTCGATACTCCAACCGTCTGCATCGGTAACCTCAGTACCGGCGGAAGTGGAAAAACACCGATGATAGAATGGGTTCTGAAACATTTAAATCAAAACAAGTCAATCGCTGTTCTGAGTCGGGGATACAAAAGGCAATCACAAGGGTTTTTATTTGTAAATCCTGATATGAGTCCGGAAGCCGCCGGGGATGAGCCCTTGCAGATCGCAACCAAGTTTCCAAATACCGTTGTAGCCGTCGATCCAAACAGACAAAGTGGTATTAAAATATTGGAAGAACAGGTGATTCCTGATCTGATCCTGCTCGACGATGCTTATCAACACCGAAAAGTAAAAGCGACTTTTTATGTGCTGCTTACAGCGTATTCTCAGTTGTATACTCGCGACTGGTATCTCCCTACCGGAAACCTCAGGGATCATAAAAACCAGGCTAAAAGGGCAAATGTGATCATTGTCACCAAATGTCCTGCTCAATTGTCTGAGGAAGAACAGAATGAGGTCATACGCAGTCTGGCTCCCCAACCTGAGCAGCAGGTTTTATTTTGCACTTTGGCTTACAAGGAAAAGGTGATCGGAGTCAATGAAACGCTAAGTCTGGAAAGTTTGAAAACAAGAGAAGTAATCTTGGTTACAGCTATTGCCAATCCCGAGCCATTACTTCAGTATCTCCGGTCCAAAGGAATCCGGTATGATCACCGAAAATTCCCCGATCATCATTACTTCACGGAAAAGGAGAAAAGTGAGTTCAACAAAGCACCCGTGATCCTGACCACAGAAAAAGATTTTACCAGGATGGGGGGTAAGGTAGACAATGCCTATTATTTAGGAGTGGAGCACAGATTTCTAAATGATGGAAAGGAAAAATTTATCGGGCAGCTCAATAGCCTATGAGGCTGATTTTTTCTGCTTGGGTTCCACGAAGTTTTCGCCGATTTTTTGATAAAACACTTCAGGCTTGAAAGGCTTTGTCACCACATCGTTACACCCGGCCGCATAAAAAGACTCCAGGCTGTCGTCAAGAGAAATAGCGGTTAAGGCAATTATAGAGGTCTGGCGATCGAATTTTCTGATTTCTATAGTGGCTTCAACACCGCTGATTCCCGGCATATGAATGTCCATTAAAATACCGTCATATTGGTTCTTATTCGCCTTGTCGATGGCCTCCATCCCGTTTTCAGCAATGTCACAAGTAATTCCGCGTTTAGCCAGCATCTTCTTCGTAATTACCTGGTTGATCTTGTTGTCTTCAACGACAAGGACGTGAAGGCCATTCAGATCGTACTCTTTCTGTTCAATTTCAAAAGGAACATCATCCACCAAACTGTCTTTTGCCTTTAGCTCGATCTCAAAGTAAAATGAACTTCCTTTCCCGATATCACTTTTCAGGTGGATCTGACTGTCAAACAATCCAAGTAGACTTTTTACGATGGTAAGACCAAGGCCGGTTCCTCCGTATTCTCTGTTGATTTGGATAGATCCCTGTTCAAAACTGTCAAAAATACTCTGTTGCTGTTCCTTGCTTATGCCAATGCCGTTATCTCTGACTTCAAAATATACGGTGACATTTTCTTCTTCTTTTTTAAGGAGTTTGGCAATTACCCTAACTTCTCCATTTTTAGTAAACTTGATAGAATTTCCTATTAGATTGATCAGGATCTGAGAGAGTTTTAATGGATCACTCATCAGATGTTGGGGAATGTTATCATCGTATTGGAGAATGATCTTGGTATTTTTCTCCTTGGCGCTTTGCTGTAGCGAATCGATCACCTCACTGATGATCTTTTTCAGATAAAATTCTATACTTGCAGGTTCCAGTTTATCCGCATCAATTTTATTGATCTGAAGAATATCATTGATAAAGTTCAGGAGATAATCTCCGGAAAATTTGAGGGATTTCAAATGTTCTTTCTGATGTTCCGGCGGATTTTCCTCTAGGAGTAAATGCGTTAATCCGGTTACCGCATAAAGTGGTGTTCGCAATTCGTGACTAACTGTTGACAGAAAATTTGTTTTGGCCTCCATAGCCTGAACCGCAGCATCACGAGCTGCTTGTAATTCTCTGTTCTTGGTCTGTAAAAGATCGTTTGTCTTTAGTTTGATCTGGTTGTTGCGATACAGGGAAACGGCCAGCAGTGAAATAATGGTTAAGAATGCTGAGGTTAGAATGGCAGTGATTTCAGATCGGTTGGCAGATTCACTGAGTTCTGCTATACGCTCGTCTTGTCGTGAAATTTCTGCCTGGGCATCTTCCATTGCCAGCTTATCTGCTTTGTTGGTCTCTGCCTTTAATTTATCGAGGGTAAATATGGAATCCTTGATCTCAACAATATTTTCTTTGTATTCAAGGGCAAGTTTGTATTGAGCATCTTTCTCGTAGGCCAGGGCCAGATATTCATTAGCCTCCAGAAATTCAGTCTTGAAATTATTTTCCTCCGTCAGTTTCAGGGCACTCAGACTGTTTTTAATGCTTTCTTTATAGTCCTCAGTTTGCAGATACATTTCTGCCAGGCCCAGATGGGCTTTGGTGGTAAGGAAATTCTTTTCAATCGGATCCGTATTTACAAGTAAGGCGTTAAAACTCGTAGAGGCCTTCTCGTAATCCTGTATTCTCATGTAAATCATACCCTCCAACAAGACCATATTGTTTAGAAGATTCCTGTCGTTACTGAGTTTCTTAGCGTCATTCAGCTCTTGCAAGGCCCTAAAATTGAGGTCCGAACTAAAGAGCATTTTAGCTTCCACGTATCTGGCAAAACCTTCTCCTGAAGGATAAGAAAGATAGCTTTCGAGCATACGTTTCGCCCTGTCCAGGTAAAACTCAGCCTTTTGATTGTCTCCGCGTAAAAGATTCAGCAAGGCAAATCGATTGTAAGTTCCAATCATTCCCTTTTCGTTCTCATTTTCCTCAGCAAATTGCTGCGCCTGATCGAGGACGTCAAAGGCTCTGTCTAGTTGATCCTGATTTTTAAGCGAGGTATATTCCTCAAAGTATTCGGAAAGGGTGGCTTCAATATTGGCGCTGTCCTGCGACCAAAGGGGCATTAGGGAGGTGACCAGTACAAAGAGTACCAGCAATCCTAAGCGGTGTTTATATGGTCTAAGATCAATCAAAGATATTCTTTACGCTCTAAATATTGAATCACATCGATGATCCTGCTGCTGTATCCGGTTTCATTATCATACCATCCGATAACCTTTACCATCTTACCGAGTACAGATGTCATCATAGAATCAAACGTACAGGAATAACAACTATTGTTTATATCAATAGAAACTATAGGGTCTTTCGTATAAAAAAGTACGTTTTTTAGCTCATTTTCAGCAACTCTCTCAAAAGTATCATTAATTTCCTGAATGGTCGTATCTTTTTTAACGTTAAGCGTAATGTCTGTAAGTGAGCCATTTGGAACGGGTACTCTGATGCCACAGCCTCCTATGGCATGAGCCAAATCGGGGAATATACGGGTTAAAGCCTTGGCGGCCCCGGTAGTTGTGGGAATTATAGATTGTGCAGCGGCTCTGGCCCTCCTGAGATCACGATGAGGACGATCGTGAAGGCTTTGATCTGAAGTAAATGAATGAACTGTGGTGATATAGGCTTGTTCCACTCCCCAGTGGTCATCTAAGACCTTGATCATAGGTGCAGCATTGTTGGTGGTACAGGAGGCATTTGAGATAATATGATCATCTTTGGTGAGCGTCTCATGATTTACCCCAAATACGATCATTTTGATATCCTCATTTTCCGGTGGAACAGCCAGGACTACCTTTCGGGCGCCATTTATCAGGTGTTTCTCCAGGATTTCTTTGGATTTGTATTTCCCTGTTGCTTCAACTACCAGGTCTACTGAGGCTGCGGTCCAGTCTATCTTGGAGGGGTGATCTTCACTGGTCATTAGGATTTCCTGTCCATTGACCAATAAAATATGATCCCGAGTTTCAACCTGCTGGCCAAAAGGCCCATGAATACTGTCGTATTTTAATAAATGAGCGAGGGTTTCTGTGTCGGCCAGATCATTAATGGCCCTGACCCTGATATGGGGATGGTCCTGTAGCAGACGAAACAAGGTCCGGCCGATACGACCAAAACCATTGATTCCTATATTTACCATTTTCATTAGGTTTCAAATGTGTAGGTCGGGAAGGAACACAATCTGGTTCAGTCGCTTTGGACCTATTTCTCAGAGGATGTGTTTATGAGCCTTGTATGAAGAGCGAACCAACGCCCCACTTTCCACATGTCTGAACCCCATTTCAAGGCCCAGAGTTTCATATTTCTTAAATTGTTCCGGTGTGATAAATTCTTTTACCGGGAGGTGCTTTTTTGAGGGCTGCAAATACTGACCTATAGTGACCACATCCACATTTGCATTGCGCAGATCTTCCATGGTTTCGATTACTTCTTCCTCCAACTCTCCAAGACCCAGCATAATTCCTGATTTGGTTCGGTTTACCCCGGCATCTTTCAAATATCTCAGAACAGATAGACTGCGCTCGTATTTGGCCTGTATCCTTACTTCACGGGTCAACCTTTTTACCGTTTCCATATTGTGAGAAACCACCTCCGGTGCTACCTCAACGATTCTGTCCAGATGTCGTTCTATTCCCTGAAAATCCGGGATAAGGGTCTCTAAAGTGGTTTCTGGATTCATCCTGCGAATTGCCTTTACGGTCTCTGCCCAGATGATAGAACCCATATCTTTTAAGTCGTCACGATCCACAGAAGTGACTACCGCGTGTTTTATTCCCATGATCTTGATGGATCGGGCTACTTTTTCAGGTTCTTCCCAGTCTACCTGCTCTGGCCGTCCAGTCTTTACACCGCAAAAACCACAGGATCGGGTACAAATATTCCCCAGGA
This DNA window, taken from Muriicola soli, encodes the following:
- the lpxK gene encoding tetraacyldisaccharide 4'-kinase, whose product is MQLLRKIAFPFSLLYAIVVYLRNLCYDTGLFNSKTFDTPTVCIGNLSTGGSGKTPMIEWVLKHLNQNKSIAVLSRGYKRQSQGFLFVNPDMSPEAAGDEPLQIATKFPNTVVAVDPNRQSGIKILEEQVIPDLILLDDAYQHRKVKATFYVLLTAYSQLYTRDWYLPTGNLRDHKNQAKRANVIIVTKCPAQLSEEEQNEVIRSLAPQPEQQVLFCTLAYKEKVIGVNETLSLESLKTREVILVTAIANPEPLLQYLRSKGIRYDHRKFPDHHYFTEKEKSEFNKAPVILTTEKDFTRMGGKVDNAYYLGVEHRFLNDGKEKFIGQLNSL
- the gap gene encoding type I glyceraldehyde-3-phosphate dehydrogenase; translation: MKMVNIGINGFGRIGRTLFRLLQDHPHIRVRAINDLADTETLAHLLKYDSIHGPFGQQVETRDHILLVNGQEILMTSEDHPSKIDWTAASVDLVVEATGKYKSKEILEKHLINGARKVVLAVPPENEDIKMIVFGVNHETLTKDDHIISNASCTTNNAAPMIKVLDDHWGVEQAYITTVHSFTSDQSLHDRPHRDLRRARAAAQSIIPTTTGAAKALTRIFPDLAHAIGGCGIRVPVPNGSLTDITLNVKKDTTIQEINDTFERVAENELKNVLFYTKDPIVSIDINNSCYSCTFDSMMTSVLGKMVKVIGWYDNETGYSSRIIDVIQYLERKEYL
- a CDS encoding FAD-dependent oxidoreductase translates to MSQTPKNIAIVGSGLVGSLLAIYLRPYGHRVTVFDRRPDIRTVEFSGRSINLAMSDRGWKALREVSLEKQIKEIAIPLNKRAMHVLGKPQYFQKYGKEGEAIWSISRGVLNRRMIDLAEEAGAEFKFNEKVWDVDLPTATLYTGESEKSEWKEYKFDIVFGCDGAFSRIRHKMQRRSRYNYSQHFLDVGYKELTIPPNKDGSHKLDKHSFHIWPRGKFMFIAMPNLDGSFTCTLFLPFEGEVSFEKITTKKEAKAFFTTYFPNVMQDIENLTKDFFNNPTSAMVTMKCYPWTYWDKVALVGDSAHAVVPFYGQGMNAGFEDIYTLNKIMKELGDDWENIFQTFQKQRKPNADAIAELSYRNFIEMSSKTADPSFLLQKKIEKWFAEKHPKLWEPTYSRVTFSDRAYAEALAIGDIQEEIMQEVMKMPGIEEDWRNKKVEDRILQLLEQKQQF
- a CDS encoding tetratricopeptide repeat-containing hybrid sensor histidine kinase/response regulator; this encodes MIDLRPYKHRLGLLVLFVLVTSLMPLWSQDSANIEATLSEYFEEYTSLKNQDQLDRAFDVLDQAQQFAEENENEKGMIGTYNRFALLNLLRGDNQKAEFYLDRAKRMLESYLSYPSGEGFARYVEAKMLFSSDLNFRALQELNDAKKLSNDRNLLNNMVLLEGMIYMRIQDYEKASTSFNALLVNTDPIEKNFLTTKAHLGLAEMYLQTEDYKESIKNSLSALKLTEENNFKTEFLEANEYLALAYEKDAQYKLALEYKENIVEIKDSIFTLDKLKAETNKADKLAMEDAQAEISRQDERIAELSESANRSEITAILTSAFLTIISLLAVSLYRNNQIKLKTNDLLQTKNRELQAARDAAVQAMEAKTNFLSTVSHELRTPLYAVTGLTHLLLEENPPEHQKEHLKSLKFSGDYLLNFINDILQINKIDADKLEPASIEFYLKKIISEVIDSLQQSAKEKNTKIILQYDDNIPQHLMSDPLKLSQILINLIGNSIKFTKNGEVRVIAKLLKKEEENVTVYFEVRDNGIGISKEQQQSIFDSFEQGSIQINREYGGTGLGLTIVKSLLGLFDSQIHLKSDIGKGSSFYFEIELKAKDSLVDDVPFEIEQKEYDLNGLHVLVVEDNKINQVITKKMLAKRGITCDIAENGMEAIDKANKNQYDGILMDIHMPGISGVEATIEIRKFDRQTSIIALTAISLDDSLESFYAAGCNDVVTKPFKPEVFYQKIGENFVEPKQKKSAS
- a CDS encoding flavin reductase family protein, which produces MAHLDLQEIEKLNSRYRANFINSITGYKSCNLLGTRSSEGNSNLAIFSSLLHIGSSPALIGFVLRPLTVRRDSFNNIKQTGQFTVNQVSSEFFKQAHQTAAKYKEEDSEFEAVGLTAQYLDDFKAPYVKESQLKIGCTYKNHYLLEENGCILVIGAVEHIYFPQAIQDPDGFLELNKINTVTAMGQDGYALPAFLGRLSYARPGSEPNFIEHGS
- a CDS encoding DUF4174 domain-containing protein; the encoded protein is MAFFILLFQEVFVMRYFKLFLGLIFFISISMYSQDLSDYRWKNRILFLFDPGEMLEKSTEQIKLFKAYQKEMEERNLIFLIFDGKVTRDGDFKIISQVLPPDKISRSEGVFLIGKDGGVKWESEYFAEPSVVFEIIDSMPMRRSEMRRKNKP
- a CDS encoding Nif3-like dinuclear metal center hexameric protein encodes the protein MIVKEVADILEELAPLSLAEEYDNVGLLLGDPQSEVSGILVTLDALENVVDEAISRKFNLIVTFHPIIFSGLKKITGRTYVERVVQKALKHNINIYSMHTALDNVSQGVNGKLCEVLGIENPQILIQKTNTIKKLTTYIPVNAVEKVKDALFTAGGGAIGNYSHCSFTLEGKGSFMPEKGSAPTLGKKGEIEITDELQLHMTFPERLEKKIVRALFDSHPYEEVAYEVITLDNTNPSEGMGMIGMLPEPMKEADFLAMVKDKMKVGCIRHSAFRNKKIQRVAVLGGSGAFAISAARAEGADAFVTSDLKYHQFFEAEESILLADIGHYESEQYTKNLLVDYLTKKIPNFAVALSESKTNPIKYY
- a CDS encoding zinc ribbon domain-containing protein, translating into MAAKKEATVEDKLRALYDLQLIDSRVDEIRNVRGELPLEVEDLEDEVLGLKTRMDKLKTDLETINYEITAKKNLIDESKVLIKKYAEQQKNVRNSREFNSLAKEVEFQELEIQLAEKNIKEFKAQIEQKKEVIAETKEKLSEREAHLKHKKNELDAILAETEKEEKALLEQSGKYEKQIEERLVKAYKRIRTNVKNGLAVVPIERGASGGSFFTIPPQVQVEIASRKKIITDEHSGRILVDPVLAEEEQEKMHKMFDKI
- the lipA gene encoding lipoyl synthase yields the protein MSEESTATMAPPKGKPKWLRVKLPTGKKYTQLRALVDKYDLHTICTSGSCPNMGECWGEGTATFMILGNICTRSCGFCGVKTGRPEQVDWEEPEKVARSIKIMGIKHAVVTSVDRDDLKDMGSIIWAETVKAIRRMNPETTLETLIPDFQGIERHLDRIVEVAPEVVSHNMETVKRLTREVRIQAKYERSLSVLRYLKDAGVNRTKSGIMLGLGELEEEVIETMEDLRNANVDVVTIGQYLQPSKKHLPVKEFITPEQFKKYETLGLEMGFRHVESGALVRSSYKAHKHIL